One part of the Constrictibacter sp. MBR-5 genome encodes these proteins:
- a CDS encoding hydantoinase B/oxoprolinase family protein, which translates to MSARVDDTAAGPSHAAPFDAATLQILWGRLISAVDEASAALVRTAFSSVVRESYDFACVVTDARGHLVAQATQSIPSFIGTLPRTVRWFQELYPAEKLTPGDVLISNDPWHGTGHLPDINVVKPIFLGERLIGFAASTAHAPDIGGRTGSLEMRDIYEEGFQIPPMKLITGGKVNQSLVSLLRANVRAPDDVVGDLWAQITGLDIIEQRTLSLMEEYGFAELTALADEIHDRSEAAMRAAIAKAPRGTWRYAVTADGGPVPIEIRIAVSFTGEEVVIDFEGSSGEVAGMNMNAVYAYTYAYTSYGVKCILAPDLPNNDGVWRPIVIKAPEGSVLNHRFPIAGYSRHMVGHYLPLSVLAALAEALPDRVMAPSGTPVWNVKVSGVDDAGRSFASLLFFNGGMGANARRDGESVLSWPSNISGVPVEYMERSTPWRIRYKRYAEGSGGAGEQRGGLGQELMFESRSERPLNLHFSAGRSSIDPEGICGGGPGRRGELRINGAAPLDPSKPYRLLNGDTLYLRTPGGGGFGDPGRRAADRTEADRTEGYTGSGGAANGT; encoded by the coding sequence CGGTGGTACGCGAATCCTACGATTTCGCCTGCGTCGTCACCGACGCGCGCGGCCACCTCGTCGCCCAGGCGACGCAGAGCATTCCGTCCTTCATCGGCACGCTGCCGCGCACCGTCCGTTGGTTCCAGGAACTCTATCCGGCCGAGAAACTGACGCCCGGCGACGTGCTGATCAGCAACGACCCCTGGCACGGCACCGGGCACCTGCCCGACATCAACGTCGTGAAGCCGATCTTCCTGGGCGAGCGGCTGATCGGGTTTGCCGCGAGCACGGCGCACGCCCCGGACATCGGCGGCCGTACCGGCTCGCTGGAGATGCGCGACATCTACGAGGAGGGATTCCAGATCCCGCCGATGAAGCTCATCACCGGCGGCAAGGTGAACCAGAGCCTGGTCTCCCTGCTGCGCGCCAACGTGCGCGCACCCGACGACGTGGTGGGCGACCTGTGGGCGCAGATCACCGGCCTGGACATCATCGAGCAGCGCACCCTGTCGCTGATGGAGGAGTACGGCTTCGCCGAACTGACCGCACTCGCCGACGAGATCCACGACCGATCGGAGGCGGCGATGCGCGCCGCCATCGCCAAGGCGCCGCGGGGCACCTGGCGCTATGCCGTCACCGCCGACGGCGGCCCCGTGCCGATCGAAATCCGCATCGCGGTCAGCTTCACCGGCGAAGAGGTGGTGATCGACTTCGAGGGATCGTCCGGCGAGGTGGCGGGCATGAACATGAACGCGGTCTACGCTTACACCTATGCCTACACCTCCTACGGCGTGAAATGCATCCTGGCGCCCGACCTGCCGAACAATGACGGCGTCTGGCGCCCAATCGTCATCAAGGCGCCGGAGGGCAGCGTCCTCAACCACCGCTTCCCTATCGCCGGCTACTCGCGCCACATGGTCGGCCACTATCTGCCCCTGTCCGTCCTGGCGGCGCTCGCCGAGGCGCTGCCCGACCGGGTGATGGCGCCGTCCGGCACGCCGGTCTGGAACGTCAAGGTCTCCGGCGTCGACGACGCCGGCCGGTCCTTCGCCTCGCTGCTGTTCTTCAACGGCGGCATGGGCGCCAACGCCAGGCGCGACGGGGAGAGCGTGCTGAGTTGGCCGAGCAACATCTCCGGCGTGCCGGTCGAGTATATGGAGCGCTCGACGCCCTGGCGGATCCGCTACAAGCGCTACGCCGAGGGCTCCGGCGGCGCCGGCGAACAGCGCGGCGGGCTAGGCCAGGAACTGATGTTCGAGTCCCGCTCCGAGCGTCCGCTGAACCTGCACTTCTCCGCAGGCCGGTCGTCGATCGACCCCGAGGGGATCTGCGGCGGCGGCCCCGGCCGGCGCGGCGAACTGCGGATCAACGGCGCGGCACCGCTCGATCCGTCGAAGCCGTACCGGCTGCTCAACGGCGACACACTGTACCTGCGCACGCCCGGCGGCGGCGGCTTCGGCGATCCGGGGCGACGTGCGGCGGACCGCACGGAAGCCGACCGCACCGAGGGCTACACCGGTAGCGGAGGAGCGGCGAACGGGACATAG